A stretch of the Argentina anserina chromosome 6, drPotAnse1.1, whole genome shotgun sequence genome encodes the following:
- the LOC126799922 gene encoding metalloendoproteinase 2-MMP-like — protein MAPKSDLSPFTITLLLLLIILFPFLSNATANEAHGKISSPVAFLQHLTGCRKGDNVKGINDLKKYLQKFGYLNYNNHIHYDDNDFDELLEEAVKTYQLNFHLKFTGTLDERTIIKMIMPRCGMPDIINGTTSMRAAKIQHQHPELHTAVHYTLPDGNYKWPPSKYHLTYGFLPGCPAGAMAPISQAFAIWGKSTHFKFSHNTKSAQNADLKISFHKRDHGDGDAFDGPGGQLAHAAYPTVGTLHYDAEETWSAGAKAGAVDYGSVGLHEIGHLLGLGHSSVEGAVMFPTVTEGVAYKNLHQDDIQGIKALYKV, from the exons ATGGCACCAAAGTCTGATCTTTCTCCTTTCACAAtcactctcctcctccttctcatTATCCTCTTCCCTTTCCTCTCTAATGCAACGGCAAATGAAGCCCATGGCAAAATCTCATCTCCAGTAGCTTTCCTTCAGCATCTTACCGGTTGTCGCAAAGGTGACAATGTCAAGGGCATCAATGACCTCAAGAAGTACCTTCAAAAGTTCGGTTACTTGAACTATAACAACCACATTCATTACGATGACAATGATTTCGACGAGCTCTTGGAGGAAGCCGTGAAGACATATCAGCTCAATTTCCACCTCAAGTTCACTGGAACGTTGGATGAGAGAACCATAATAAAGATGATTATGCCTCGCTGTGGTATGCCCGATATAATCAATGGCACCACATCCATGCGAGCAGCCAAGATACAGCACCAACACC CTGAACTTCATACGGCAGTTCACTATACATTACCTGATGGAAATTATAAATGGCCTCCCTCTAAATACCATCTCACTTACGGTTTTCTCCCCGGCTGCCCAGCCGGAGCCATGGCTCCTATCTCACAGGCTTTCGCAATATGGGGTAAGAGCACTCACTTCAAGTTCAGCCATAACACCAAATCTGCCCAGAATGCTGATTTGAAGATCAGTTTTCACAAGCGTGATCATGGAGACGGGGATGCATTTGATGGGCCTGGTGGACAGCTCGCCCACGCTGCGTACCCTACGGTTGGAACATTGCACTACGACGCAGAGGAGACTTGGTCTGCAGGTGCTAAAGCAGGTGCAGTAGACTACGGGAGTGTTGGTTTGCATGAAATAGGGCACCTTCTGGGACTTGGACACAGCTCAGTAGAGGGAGCTGTCATGTTCCCAACCGTCACTGAGGGCGTGGCTTATAAAAATTTGCATCAGGACGATATTCAAGGTATAAAAGCTTTATACAAGGTTTGA
- the LOC126797835 gene encoding uncharacterized protein LOC126797835 isoform X1 codes for MESSGEKVVAVIMVGGPTKGTRFRPLSFNTPKPLFPLAGQAMVHHPISACKKIPNLAQIFLIGFYEEREFALYVSSISNELKVPVRYLKEDKPHGSAGGIYYFKDLIMEDGPSHIFLLNCDVCCSFPLAEMLEAHIKYGGMGTMLVIKVSAESANEFGELVADPITKELLHYTEKPETFVSDLINCGVYVFTPDVFNAVEDVSSHREGRANLRRISSFEALQSATRNLPTDFVRLDQDILSPLAGKKQLYTFETIDFWEQIKTPGMALKCSALYLYQFRYTSSHLLASGDGVKNATIVGDVYIHPSAKVHPSAKIGPNVSLSANVRIGAGVRLISCIVLDDVEIKENAVVIHSIVGWKSSIGKWSRVQAEGDYNAKLGITILGEAVTVEDEVVVINSIVLPHKTLNVSVQEEIIL; via the exons ATGGAGAGCTCAGGAGAGAAGGTCGTCGCCGTCATCATGGTCGGAGGCCCCACCAAAG GTACTAGATTCCGGCCACTATCGTTCAACACGCCCAAACCGCTTTTCCCGTTGGCAGGGCAAGCAATGGTTCATCATCCAATCTCAGCTTGTAAAAAG ATACCCAATTTGGCTCAGATATTTCTGATTGGGTTTTATGAGGAGCGTGAGTTTGCACTCTATGTTTCTTCGATTTCGAATGAGCTTAAAGTGCCTGTGAGGTACTTGAAAGAGGATAAACCACATGGTTCAGCTGGTGGGATTTATTACTTTAAAGATTTGATCATGGAAGACGGCCCG TCGCATATCTTTTTGCTGAATTGTGATGTGTGCTGCAGTTTTCCGCTTGCAGAAATGCTCG AGGCTCATATAAAATATGGTGGAATGGGTACAATGCTAGTGATCAAG GTTTCTGCCGAATCTGCCAATGAGTTTGGTGAGTTGGTTGCTGATCCAATCACCAAAGAACTGTTGCATTACACCGAGAAACCAGAGACTTTT GTGAGTGATTTGATCAACTGTGGTGTTTATGTATTCACCCCTGATGTTTTTAATGCCGTTGAAGATGTCTCTAGTCACCGGGAAGGTAGAG CTAATTTACGCCGTATTTCCAGTTTTGAAGCCCTCCAGTCTGCTACAAG GAATCTTCCTACAGATTTTGTCAGATTGGATCAAGATATTTTGTCGCCTCTAgctggaaagaagcaattatATACTTTTGAGACCATAGATTTCTGGGAACAAATCAAGACTCCAGG AATGGCATTGAAGTGTTCGGCTTTGTATCTTTATCAGTTTCGTTACACCTCTTCACATCTTTTAGCTAGTGGAGATGGAGTCAAGAATGCCACCATTGTTGGTGATGTTTATATTCATCCATCAGCAAAAGTACATCCTAGTGCTAAG ATTGGTCCCAATGTATCTCTATCAGCAAATGTTCGGATAGGTGCGGGAGTGAGGCTTATAAGTTGCATTGTCTTGGATGATGTTGAAATTAAG GAAAATGCAGTTGTTATACATTCTATAGTTGGATGGAAGTCATCTATTGGGAAATGGTCACGTGTCCAG GCCGAAGGAGACTACAATGCGAAGCTTGGAATCACCATCCTTG GAGAAGCAGTAACAGTTGAAGACGAAGTTGTGGTGATTAACAGCATTGTTCTCCCACACAAGACTCTTAATGTTAGTGTACAGGAGGAGATCATTCTGTAg
- the LOC126799019 gene encoding protein NRT1/ PTR FAMILY 5.8-like, with protein MAGTTRKRLGNSCILLIVISGMERFAYKGVASNLITYLTDVVKMSNSSAAKTVNSWCGFTSMVPLLIAPFADSYWDRYYTIVASSFVYVAGLAALTSTAFISRGSSGQANKTSSSSFLFWSLYLISLGQGGYNPSLQAFGADQLDSEEEELPTSKDDKKPNKKSLFFQWWYFGVCSGTVLGISVMSYIQDNFGWILGFAIPMISMVTSIVVFSCGSRIYTYKQRKEAMDYKPVVSMIQVVKAAALKVLNCTVKLPNEKDVTELELQGKPLCHQKFSSNEDMNNEHPKRSVYMFENAKVILRLLPIWFMLLMFAVIFQQPSTFFTKQGMTMKRNIGSKFLIPPATLQSAIALSIVVMMPLYDKVLIPITKVLTCNEKGITVMQRMGIGMFTSVIALIIAAIVETRRLHISRKMEMLGSPSETVPLSIFWLLPQYILLGISDIFTVVGMQEFFYSEFPIRMRTMAFALYTSVFGVGSYLSAFLISTVEAITSSNGGKSWFCDDMNAARLDKYYWFLAASSALSFLFFVIISSCYTRTKDLDLDSNEGCK; from the exons ATGGCTGGCACAACAAGAAAGAGACTCGGCAACTCATGCATTCTTCTCATAG TTATTTCTGGGATGGAAAGATTTGCATACAAAGGGGTGGCATCAAATCTGATAACTTATCTAACGGATGTAGTaaagatgagcaactcttctGCGGCGAAGACGGTGAACAGTTGGTGCGGATTCACATCCATGGTTCCACTCTTAATTGCACCCTTTGCTGATTCTTACTGGGATAGATACTACACCATTGTAGCCTCTTCTTTTGTCTACGTTGCC GGGCTTGCGGCATTGACGTCAACAGCATTTATATCCCGGGGATCCTCCGGTCAAGCAAACAAAACAAGTTCATCTTCATTTCTGTTTTGGTCATTGTATTTGATTTCTCTTGGTCAAGGTGGGTATAATCCATCTTTACAAGCTTTTGGAGCAGATCAACTTGACAGTGAAGAGGAAGAGTTGCCTACTAGCAAAGATGACAAGAAACCTAACAAAAAGAGTCTGTTCTTTCAATGGTGGTACTTTGGTGTTTGTAGTGGCACTGTCTTGGGTATCAGTGTTATGTCTTACATTCAAGATAATTTTGGTTGGATACTAGGTTTTGCCATCCCCATGATTTCGATGGTCACGTCAATTGTAGTTTTCTCATGCGGAAGCCGAATTTATACATATAAACAGAGGAAAGAGGCCATGGATTATAAGCCTGTTGTGAGCATGATTCAAGTTGTTAAGGCAGCTGCATTGAAAGTACTGAATTGCACAGTCAAGTTACCCAATGAAAAAGATGTCACTGAGCTAGA GCTTCAAGGGAAACCGCTTTGTCATCAGAAATTTAGCAGCAATGAGGACATGAACAATGAGCATCCCAAAAGAAGCGTCTACATGTTCgaaaatgcaaaagttattCTTAGGCTTTTGCCGATATGGTTTATGCTGTTAATGTTTGCAGTGATTTTCCAGCAACCTTCAACATTCTTCACCAAACAAGGCATGACAATGAAAAGGAACATTGGAAGCAAATTTCTTATTCCACCCGCAACACTACAGAGTGCTATTGCACTTTCTATAGTCGTGATGATGCCTCTTTATGACAAAGTTTTGATCCCAATTACTAAGGTTCTGACTTGTAACGAAAAGGGTATCACCGTAATGCAGAGGATGGGGATTGGGATGTTCACTTCAGTCATAGCACTGATCATCGCGGCAATTGTGGAGACAAGAAGGCTCCATATCAGCAGAAAGATGGAAATGCTAGGATCTCCATCTGAGACGGTTCCGCTCAGCATATTTTGGTTGCTGCCACAATACATTCTTCTAGGCATTTCAGACATTTTCACTGTCGTTGGGATGCAAGAGTTCTTTTACTCTGAATTTCCCATTAGAATGAGAACAATGGCCTTTGCACTGTACACTAGTGTTTTTGGGGTTGGGAGCTACTTGAGTGCCTTTTTGATCTCCACAGTTGAAGCCATCACAAGTTCAAATGGAGGTAAGAGCTGGTTCTGTGATGATATGAATGCAGCTCGGCTAGACAAGTATTACTGGTTTTTAGCAGCATCAAGTGCACTtagctttttgttttttgtgatTATATCATCATGTTACACTAGAACAAAGGATTTGGACTTGGACAGTAATGAAGGTTGTAAATAA
- the LOC126799956 gene encoding metalloendoproteinase 3-MMP-like — MATKYDLSLCIMTLLLALLTLLSYATASHPHNKTSSPFDFLEHLKGCHKGNRVKGINNLKKYLERFGYLNYKNHSRFNNDDFDDLLEEAVKTYQINYQLKPTGKLDDKTVSTMMIPRCGFPDIINGTTSMLSAKHRQHHGSIHTTAHYSFIPGNPKWPPSKYRLTYAFAPNTRSDAPAAIARAFATWQKNTHFTFSKTSNYQSADLKISFQRRDHGDGVPFDGPLGVLAHSFSPTIGIFHLDAEENWSVGVKPGAIEMETLALHEIGHLLGLGHSSVKEAIMVSGLPAGVKRGLHPDDIQGIKALYNV; from the exons ATGGCAACCAAATATGATCTTTCCCTCTGCATTATGACTCTCCTCCTCGCCCTTCTTACTCTCCTCTCTTACGCGACAGCCTCTCATCCCCACAACAAGACCTCTTCCCCATTCGATTTCCTTGAGCATCTCAAGGGTTGCCACAAAGGTAATAGGGTCAAGGGCATCAATAACCTCAAAAAATATCTTGAGAGATTTGGTTACTTGAACTACAAGAACCACAGTCGTTTCAACAACGATGATTTCGACGACCTTTTGGAGGAAGCCGTCAAGACTTACCAGATAAATTACCAGCTCAAACCCACCGGAAAGTTGGATGACAAGACAGTGTCTACCATGATGATTCCTCGTTGTGGTTTTCCAGATATCATCAATGGCACCACCTCGATGCTGTCAGCCAAGCATAGGCAGCACCATG GTTCAATTCATACTACTGCTCATTATTCATTTATCCCTGGAAATCCAAAATGGCCTCCCTCGAAATATCGTCTCACTTACGCTTTTGCTCCCAACACCCGTTCTGACGCCCCAGCCGCCATAGCACGGGCTTTCGCAACATGGCAGAAGAACACTCACTTCACTTTTAGCAAGACTTCAAATTACCAGAGTGCGGATTTGAAAATTAGTTTTCAGAGGAGGGATCATGGAGACGGGGTTCCATTTGATGGTCCTTTGGGAGTCCTGGCCCATTCTTTTTCCCCGACGATCGGAATATTCCACTTGGACGCAGAAGAGAATTGGTCTGTGGGTGTTAAACCGGGTGCTATTGAAATGGAGACTCTGGCTTTGCATGAAATAGGGCACCTTCTGGGACTGGGACATAGCTCAGTGAAGGAAGCTATCATGGTATCAGGTCTCCCCGCGGGAGTGAAACGAGGTTTGCATCCGGATGATATTCAAGGTATCAAGGCTTTATATAACGTTTGA
- the LOC126797835 gene encoding uncharacterized protein LOC126797835 isoform X2, translating into MESSGEKVVAVIMVGGPTKGTRFRPLSFNTPKPLFPLAGQAMVHHPISACKKIPNLAQIFLIGFYEEREFALYVSSISNELKVPVRYLKEDKPHGSAGGIYYFKDLIMEDGPSHIFLLNCDVCCSFPLAEMLEAHIKYGGMGTMLVIKVSAESANEFGELVADPITKELLHYTEKPETFVSDLINCGVYVFTPDVFNAVEDVSSHREANLRRISSFEALQSATRNLPTDFVRLDQDILSPLAGKKQLYTFETIDFWEQIKTPGMALKCSALYLYQFRYTSSHLLASGDGVKNATIVGDVYIHPSAKVHPSAKIGPNVSLSANVRIGAGVRLISCIVLDDVEIKENAVVIHSIVGWKSSIGKWSRVQAEGDYNAKLGITILGEAVTVEDEVVVINSIVLPHKTLNVSVQEEIIL; encoded by the exons ATGGAGAGCTCAGGAGAGAAGGTCGTCGCCGTCATCATGGTCGGAGGCCCCACCAAAG GTACTAGATTCCGGCCACTATCGTTCAACACGCCCAAACCGCTTTTCCCGTTGGCAGGGCAAGCAATGGTTCATCATCCAATCTCAGCTTGTAAAAAG ATACCCAATTTGGCTCAGATATTTCTGATTGGGTTTTATGAGGAGCGTGAGTTTGCACTCTATGTTTCTTCGATTTCGAATGAGCTTAAAGTGCCTGTGAGGTACTTGAAAGAGGATAAACCACATGGTTCAGCTGGTGGGATTTATTACTTTAAAGATTTGATCATGGAAGACGGCCCG TCGCATATCTTTTTGCTGAATTGTGATGTGTGCTGCAGTTTTCCGCTTGCAGAAATGCTCG AGGCTCATATAAAATATGGTGGAATGGGTACAATGCTAGTGATCAAG GTTTCTGCCGAATCTGCCAATGAGTTTGGTGAGTTGGTTGCTGATCCAATCACCAAAGAACTGTTGCATTACACCGAGAAACCAGAGACTTTT GTGAGTGATTTGATCAACTGTGGTGTTTATGTATTCACCCCTGATGTTTTTAATGCCGTTGAAGATGTCTCTAGTCACCGGGAAG CTAATTTACGCCGTATTTCCAGTTTTGAAGCCCTCCAGTCTGCTACAAG GAATCTTCCTACAGATTTTGTCAGATTGGATCAAGATATTTTGTCGCCTCTAgctggaaagaagcaattatATACTTTTGAGACCATAGATTTCTGGGAACAAATCAAGACTCCAGG AATGGCATTGAAGTGTTCGGCTTTGTATCTTTATCAGTTTCGTTACACCTCTTCACATCTTTTAGCTAGTGGAGATGGAGTCAAGAATGCCACCATTGTTGGTGATGTTTATATTCATCCATCAGCAAAAGTACATCCTAGTGCTAAG ATTGGTCCCAATGTATCTCTATCAGCAAATGTTCGGATAGGTGCGGGAGTGAGGCTTATAAGTTGCATTGTCTTGGATGATGTTGAAATTAAG GAAAATGCAGTTGTTATACATTCTATAGTTGGATGGAAGTCATCTATTGGGAAATGGTCACGTGTCCAG GCCGAAGGAGACTACAATGCGAAGCTTGGAATCACCATCCTTG GAGAAGCAGTAACAGTTGAAGACGAAGTTGTGGTGATTAACAGCATTGTTCTCCCACACAAGACTCTTAATGTTAGTGTACAGGAGGAGATCATTCTGTAg